In Curtobacterium sp. TC1, the following proteins share a genomic window:
- a CDS encoding Fpg/Nei family DNA glycosylase, which translates to MPEGDTVYRAAHRLHTALAGKVLTRSDFRVPAFATVDLVGRTVDEVVPRGKHLLHRIGDLTVHSHLKMEGRWDVYAPGERWRRPAHQARAILDAEDVSTVGFTLGVLEVVPRDQESEVVGHLGPDLLGPDWDADLALENLTRDPARPVGLALLDQRVLAGLGNVYRNELCFLRGVLPTRPVAEVHEPARTIALASRLILANRDRSHRVTTGIDRPGRRFWVYGRAAKPCLRCGTRIRRGDLGDSELTLRDTYWCPRCQT; encoded by the coding sequence GTGCCTGAGGGCGACACCGTCTACCGGGCGGCGCACCGGCTGCACACGGCGCTCGCAGGCAAGGTCCTGACCCGCAGCGACTTCCGGGTGCCCGCGTTCGCGACCGTCGACCTGGTCGGTCGCACCGTCGACGAGGTCGTGCCCCGCGGCAAGCACCTGCTGCACCGGATCGGGGACCTGACCGTGCACTCACACTTGAAGATGGAGGGGCGGTGGGACGTCTACGCCCCCGGTGAGCGCTGGCGACGTCCGGCGCACCAGGCACGCGCGATCCTCGACGCCGAGGACGTCTCGACCGTCGGGTTCACGCTCGGGGTGCTCGAGGTGGTCCCCCGCGACCAGGAGTCCGAGGTCGTCGGACACCTCGGTCCGGACCTGCTCGGCCCCGACTGGGACGCCGACCTGGCGCTCGAGAACCTGACGCGGGACCCTGCGCGTCCGGTGGGCCTGGCACTGCTCGACCAGCGGGTGCTCGCCGGCCTCGGCAACGTCTACCGCAACGAGCTCTGCTTCCTGCGCGGGGTGCTGCCGACGAGGCCCGTGGCCGAGGTGCACGAACCCGCGCGGACGATCGCCCTGGCCAGCCGGCTCATCCTGGCGAACCGGGACCGCAGCCACCGGGTGACGACGGGGATCGACCGCCCGGGGCGTCGGTTCTGGGTCTACGGACGCGCGGCCAAGCCGTGCCTGCGGTGCGGCACCCGGATCCGGCGCGGGGACCTCGGCGACTCGGAACTCACCCTGCGGGACACCTACTGGTGTCCGCGCTGCCAGACCTGA
- a CDS encoding alpha/beta fold hydrolase, whose protein sequence is MDQHVDRTVVSADGTVLAVSDAGAGPALVVVGGAFDHHGTPTVERLTGGLRDRYRVITYDRRGRGASGDTTPWAIEREVEDLAAVVASVDGPVAALGLCVGAGVVLRGLAAGVPLGGAVLWEPPYRATVDPHADDVVFADLLDEHVAAGRRAQAVRAFLAHVLGVPMGQISALRLRGTLWRSLVVDAHVLSRDVRVLNGLAIPERVAAAVGVPVLVAAGSDGHEWMRHAARAVVEAVPGSDYVEVPGQGHVPDPVAIGAVLDQFTARAVTRG, encoded by the coding sequence ATGGACCAGCACGTCGACCGCACGGTCGTCTCCGCCGACGGCACGGTCCTCGCCGTGTCCGACGCCGGGGCCGGTCCGGCGCTCGTGGTGGTCGGCGGCGCCTTCGACCACCACGGCACCCCCACGGTCGAGCGCCTGACCGGTGGACTGCGGGACCGGTACCGGGTCATCACGTACGACCGGCGTGGGCGCGGCGCGAGCGGCGACACGACCCCGTGGGCGATCGAGCGCGAGGTCGAGGACCTCGCGGCCGTCGTTGCGAGTGTGGACGGACCCGTCGCCGCGCTCGGCCTCTGCGTCGGCGCGGGAGTGGTCCTGCGTGGCCTCGCCGCCGGTGTCCCGCTCGGGGGTGCCGTGCTGTGGGAGCCGCCGTACCGCGCGACGGTCGACCCGCACGCCGACGACGTCGTCTTCGCCGACCTGCTCGACGAGCACGTCGCCGCCGGCCGGCGAGCCCAGGCCGTCCGGGCCTTCCTCGCGCACGTCCTGGGTGTGCCGATGGGGCAGATCTCGGCGCTGCGCCTCCGCGGAACACTCTGGCGGTCCCTGGTCGTCGACGCCCACGTGCTCAGCCGCGACGTGCGGGTGCTCAACGGCCTGGCGATCCCGGAGCGGGTCGCGGCAGCGGTCGGCGTGCCCGTGCTCGTCGCCGCGGGCAGCGACGGCCACGAGTGGATGCGGCACGCGGCCCGTGCGGTCGTCGAGGCCGTGCCGGGCTCGGACTACGTCGAGGTTCCCGGGCAGGGCCACGTGCCCGACCCGGTGGCGATCGGTGCCGTGCTCGACCAGTTCACCGCGAGGGCAGTCACGCGGGGCTGA
- a CDS encoding DEAD/DEAH box helicase, with amino-acid sequence MTDVFERFSPATAEWFRGAFDAPTPAQAGAWDAISTGQHALVIAPTGSGKTLASFLWSIDRLISATDRPPAKQRTRVLYVSPLKALGVDVERNLRSPLVGITQTARRLGTEPPEVTVGVRSGDTPSSDRQRLLRQPPDILITTPESLYLMLTSQARETLVNVDTVIVDEVHAVASTKRGAHLAVSLERLDDLLDKPVQRIGLSATVRPPEEVARFLGGRAPVTIIAPPAQKTFDLRVVVPVDDMAELGAPPVGADASDAPSNGSIWPHVEERVVDLVEEHRSTIVFANSRRLAERLTARLNEIHEERVLAASAPAEAADALVPAGASPADDGLPVARGRPQSPARTSAHAVAPQGAKRPPAQVIGASGQTGGGGSDTAVPVLARAHHGSVSKDQRAIIEDDLKSGRLRCVVATSSLELGIDMGEVDLVVQVEAPPSVASGLQRVGRAGHQVGEISRGVLFPKHRADLVNSAVTVERMVTGQIESISVPANPLDVLAQHTVAAGAIDTVDVEHWFDLVRRSAPFSGLPRSAFDATLDLVTGRYPSDEFAELRPRLVWDRVHGTLTGRPGAQRLAVTSGGTIPDRGMFGVFMVGEKASRVGELDEEMVYESRVGDVFALGATSWRIEEITHDRVIVSPAFGQPGRVPFWKGDGIGRPAELGRATGAFVREVEGSSDDDARARVAAGGLDERAVTNLLTFLRDQRAATGHVPNDTTLVVERFRDELGDWRLILHSPYGMQVHAPWALAVAARLRERHGIDGDAMAADDGIVVRIPETDAEPPGADLFVFERDDLEALVTDEVGGSALFAARFRECAARALLLPRRNPGQRSPLWQQRQRASQLLEVARKYPSFPIVLETVREVLQDVYDVPALLGIADEIAGRRIRLVETETETPSPFARSILFGYVAAFMYEGDSPLAERRAAALSLDSTLLGELLGRAELRELLDPAVIASVEQDLQRLSPDRRARDAEGLVDVLRLVGALDLDEAVDRSWLAASDDRSAAATEVQTVLTALERDRRVLSFSHAGATRWAVIEDASRLRDALGVPLPIGVPTAFVEPVADPLGDLVGRYARSHGPFSAQEAAGRLGLGIAVVQDTLRRLVADRRVVEGEFRPDRQGAEWCDAEVLRRIRTKSLAALRHEVEPVSPDTLARFLPAWQHVQTPGTRGGLRGVDGVLQVIDQLAGVALPASAWETLVLPARVTDYSTNMLDELTATGEVLWSGGGTLPGNDGWVRLHLAETASTTLAEPSGDETTELQRDVLGALAGGGAYFFRQLGQAVGSTDDQALTTALWDLVWAGQITNDTFAPLRSMLGGKAKSSSAPRARAYRGRRRPTMPTQSGPPSVGGRWSLLPLAESDSTLRAAATAEQLLERYGVVTRGAVQVEGVRGGFAGVYRVLSRFEESGRARRGYFIEGLGAAQFATGPTIDRLRTYARDLDDDERVDPDRKREALTLAATDPANPYGASLPWPSEDRAAGDADDTAADTAGSASPATPTPATTGSRGHRPGRKAGALVTTVDGRLAVYVERGGKSVLTFTDDPADLAVAAASIAGTVRTGLRKLAVERVDGEFVLGTPLGTALGEAGFTATPQGLRLRA; translated from the coding sequence ATGACGGACGTCTTCGAGCGCTTCTCCCCCGCGACCGCGGAGTGGTTCCGGGGCGCGTTCGACGCCCCGACCCCGGCACAGGCGGGCGCCTGGGACGCCATCTCGACGGGACAGCACGCACTCGTCATCGCACCGACCGGTTCCGGCAAGACCCTGGCCTCGTTCCTGTGGTCGATCGACCGGCTCATCAGCGCGACGGATCGCCCACCGGCCAAGCAGCGCACGCGGGTCCTGTACGTCTCGCCGCTCAAGGCCCTCGGCGTCGACGTCGAGCGGAACCTGCGCAGCCCGCTCGTCGGGATCACGCAGACGGCCCGGCGGCTCGGCACCGAACCACCAGAGGTCACCGTCGGGGTGCGCAGCGGTGACACCCCGTCCTCGGACCGGCAGAGGCTGCTCCGCCAGCCGCCGGACATCCTCATCACGACGCCCGAGTCGCTGTACCTCATGCTCACCTCGCAGGCACGCGAGACCCTGGTCAACGTCGACACCGTCATCGTGGACGAGGTGCACGCCGTCGCCTCGACCAAGCGCGGGGCACACCTGGCCGTCTCGCTCGAGCGCCTCGACGACCTGCTCGACAAGCCCGTGCAGCGCATCGGGCTGTCCGCAACGGTCCGACCGCCGGAAGAGGTCGCGCGGTTCCTCGGGGGTCGGGCGCCGGTGACGATCATCGCCCCGCCGGCGCAAAAGACCTTCGACCTGCGGGTCGTCGTGCCGGTCGACGACATGGCCGAGCTCGGTGCTCCACCGGTCGGTGCGGACGCGTCCGACGCACCGTCGAACGGTTCCATCTGGCCGCACGTCGAAGAACGCGTGGTCGACCTCGTCGAGGAGCACCGGTCGACGATCGTGTTCGCGAACTCGCGGCGTCTGGCCGAGCGACTCACCGCGCGGCTCAACGAGATCCACGAAGAGCGCGTCCTCGCTGCGTCGGCTCCGGCCGAGGCCGCCGACGCGCTGGTCCCGGCGGGGGCCTCGCCGGCCGACGACGGGCTGCCGGTGGCGCGGGGTCGCCCGCAGTCACCCGCGCGGACCTCGGCACACGCGGTCGCACCCCAGGGCGCGAAGCGACCGCCGGCGCAGGTGATCGGCGCGTCCGGGCAGACCGGTGGCGGCGGCTCGGACACTGCAGTGCCCGTGCTCGCCCGAGCCCACCACGGCTCGGTGTCGAAGGACCAGCGCGCGATCATCGAGGACGACCTGAAGTCCGGTCGGCTGCGGTGCGTGGTCGCGACGAGCTCGCTCGAGCTCGGGATCGACATGGGCGAGGTGGACCTCGTCGTCCAGGTCGAGGCACCGCCCTCGGTCGCGAGCGGCCTGCAGCGCGTCGGCCGTGCCGGGCACCAGGTGGGCGAGATCTCCCGAGGGGTGCTCTTCCCGAAGCACCGCGCCGACCTCGTCAACAGTGCGGTCACGGTGGAACGGATGGTCACGGGGCAGATCGAGTCGATCTCGGTGCCGGCGAACCCCCTCGACGTCCTGGCGCAGCACACGGTCGCGGCCGGGGCGATCGACACCGTCGACGTCGAGCACTGGTTCGACCTGGTCCGACGCAGCGCCCCGTTCAGCGGCCTGCCCCGCTCGGCGTTCGACGCCACGCTCGACCTGGTGACCGGACGGTACCCGAGCGACGAGTTCGCCGAACTCCGCCCGCGGCTGGTGTGGGACCGCGTGCACGGCACCCTGACCGGACGCCCCGGCGCCCAGCGCCTCGCGGTGACGAGCGGCGGCACGATCCCGGACCGCGGCATGTTCGGCGTGTTCATGGTCGGCGAGAAGGCGTCGCGCGTCGGCGAGCTGGACGAGGAGATGGTCTACGAGTCGCGCGTCGGCGACGTCTTCGCCCTCGGTGCGACGAGCTGGCGCATCGAGGAGATCACCCACGACCGGGTCATCGTGAGCCCGGCGTTCGGACAGCCCGGCCGGGTGCCGTTCTGGAAGGGCGACGGCATCGGCCGCCCCGCAGAACTCGGTCGTGCGACCGGGGCGTTCGTGCGCGAGGTCGAGGGCTCCTCGGACGACGACGCCCGCGCCCGGGTCGCCGCCGGTGGCCTCGACGAGCGCGCCGTCACGAACCTGCTGACCTTCCTGCGCGACCAGCGCGCGGCCACCGGCCACGTGCCGAACGACACCACGCTCGTGGTCGAGCGCTTCCGCGACGAACTCGGCGACTGGCGGCTCATCCTGCACTCGCCGTACGGCATGCAGGTGCACGCACCGTGGGCCCTGGCGGTCGCGGCGCGGCTGCGCGAACGGCACGGCATCGACGGCGACGCGATGGCCGCCGACGACGGCATCGTGGTGCGCATCCCCGAGACCGACGCCGAACCGCCGGGTGCTGACCTGTTCGTGTTCGAGCGCGACGACCTCGAAGCGCTCGTCACCGACGAGGTCGGCGGGTCAGCGCTGTTCGCCGCGCGGTTCCGCGAGTGTGCGGCGCGCGCCCTGCTGCTGCCCCGGCGGAACCCCGGGCAGCGATCGCCCCTGTGGCAGCAGCGGCAGCGGGCCTCGCAGCTGCTCGAGGTGGCCCGGAAGTACCCGTCGTTCCCGATCGTGCTCGAGACCGTGCGCGAGGTGCTGCAGGATGTCTACGACGTGCCCGCCCTGCTCGGGATCGCCGACGAGATCGCCGGTCGTCGCATCCGCCTGGTCGAGACCGAGACCGAGACCCCGTCGCCCTTCGCCCGCTCGATCCTGTTCGGGTACGTGGCCGCGTTCATGTACGAGGGCGACTCCCCGCTCGCCGAACGCCGGGCGGCGGCACTCTCGCTCGACTCGACGCTGCTCGGCGAGCTGCTCGGTCGCGCCGAGCTGCGGGAGCTGCTCGACCCGGCGGTCATCGCCTCGGTGGAGCAGGACCTGCAGCGACTGTCACCGGACCGTCGCGCCCGCGACGCCGAGGGGCTCGTCGACGTGCTGCGGCTCGTCGGCGCGCTCGACCTCGACGAAGCCGTCGACCGGAGCTGGCTGGCGGCGTCGGACGACCGCTCCGCCGCTGCGACCGAGGTGCAGACGGTGCTCACCGCGCTCGAACGGGACCGCCGCGTCCTGTCGTTCTCGCACGCCGGAGCCACCCGCTGGGCCGTCATCGAGGACGCCTCGCGCCTGCGCGACGCGCTCGGGGTCCCGTTGCCGATCGGTGTACCGACCGCGTTCGTCGAACCCGTCGCCGACCCACTCGGTGACCTGGTCGGCCGGTACGCCCGGTCGCACGGGCCGTTCTCCGCACAGGAAGCCGCCGGCCGACTCGGCCTCGGGATCGCCGTGGTGCAGGACACCCTGCGCCGCCTGGTGGCCGACCGTCGTGTGGTCGAGGGCGAGTTCCGGCCGGATCGTCAGGGCGCCGAGTGGTGCGACGCCGAGGTCCTGCGGCGGATCCGCACGAAGTCCCTCGCCGCGCTCCGGCACGAGGTCGAGCCGGTGTCCCCCGACACCCTGGCGCGGTTCCTGCCGGCCTGGCAGCACGTGCAGACCCCGGGCACCCGCGGCGGCCTTCGCGGGGTCGACGGCGTCCTGCAGGTGATCGACCAGCTCGCCGGGGTCGCGCTGCCCGCGAGCGCCTGGGAGACCCTGGTGCTGCCCGCGCGGGTGACCGACTACTCCACGAACATGCTCGACGAACTCACCGCCACCGGCGAGGTCCTGTGGTCGGGTGGCGGGACCCTGCCCGGCAACGACGGGTGGGTGCGCCTGCACCTGGCCGAGACGGCGTCGACGACGCTCGCCGAGCCCTCCGGCGACGAGACCACCGAGCTGCAACGCGACGTGCTCGGTGCCCTGGCCGGCGGCGGTGCGTACTTCTTCCGCCAGCTCGGGCAGGCGGTCGGCAGCACGGACGACCAGGCCCTGACGACGGCGCTGTGGGACCTCGTCTGGGCCGGACAGATCACGAACGACACGTTCGCGCCGCTCCGCTCGATGCTCGGTGGCAAGGCGAAGAGCAGCAGTGCCCCGCGGGCCCGTGCGTACCGCGGGCGCCGACGTCCGACGATGCCGACGCAGTCCGGTCCACCGTCCGTCGGCGGCCGCTGGTCCCTGCTCCCGCTGGCCGAGTCCGACTCGACCCTGCGGGCCGCCGCGACCGCCGAACAGCTACTCGAGCGGTACGGGGTCGTCACGCGCGGCGCCGTGCAGGTCGAGGGCGTCCGGGGCGGCTTCGCCGGCGTGTACCGGGTCCTGTCGCGGTTCGAGGAGTCCGGGCGTGCGCGCCGCGGGTACTTCATCGAGGGCCTCGGCGCCGCACAGTTCGCCACCGGGCCGACGATCGACCGGCTCCGCACCTACGCACGCGACCTCGACGACGACGAGCGCGTCGACCCGGACCGGAAGCGCGAGGCACTGACCCTGGCGGCGACCGACCCCGCGAACCCGTACGGTGCGTCGCTGCCCTGGCCGTCCGAGGACCGGGCCGCCGGCGACGCGGACGACACGGCCGCCGACACGGCCGGATCGGCATCACCGGCGACCCCGACACCGGCCACCACCGGCTCCCGCGGCCACCGGCCCGGGCGCAAGGCCGGAGCGCTCGTCACCACCGTCGACGGCCGGCTCGCGGTGTACGTCGAGCGCGGCGGCAAGTCGGTACTGACCTTCACGGACGACCCCGCCGACCTCGCCGTCGCGGCCGCGTCGATCGCGGGCACCGTGCGGACGGGCCTGCGGAAGCTCGCGGTCGAACGCGTCGACGGCGAGTTCGTCCTCGGGACCCCGCTCGGCACCGCGCTGGGCGAAGCCGGCTTCACCGCCACCCCGCAGGGACTCCGGCTCCGTGCCTGA
- a CDS encoding PadR family transcriptional regulator produces the protein MRPMHDDNDSNHHPRGPRFGGARQHHGAGFPGRDRGDHEHGGRGGRGFGPGFGPGMGFGPGFGGFGGPGFGRERRRRGDVRLAILGLLAEGPQNGYAVIKTIAERTGGAWKPSPGSVYPTLQQLVDEDLVVSSGDGRKTLFELTDAGKAEAEAKADEIAAALDAAPGIPDAQREFFEALRKTMGVLQMYRTTATEDQAKAATAKVDKLRKDLLQILAD, from the coding sequence ATGCGCCCCATGCACGACGACAACGACAGCAACCACCACCCGCGCGGCCCCCGGTTCGGCGGCGCGCGGCAGCACCACGGCGCCGGCTTCCCCGGCCGCGACCGCGGTGACCACGAGCACGGCGGCCGAGGCGGCCGTGGCTTCGGCCCGGGCTTCGGGCCGGGCATGGGCTTCGGCCCTGGCTTCGGTGGCTTCGGCGGACCCGGCTTCGGTCGCGAACGCCGCCGCCGCGGTGACGTCCGTCTCGCGATCCTCGGCCTGCTGGCCGAGGGGCCGCAGAACGGCTACGCCGTGATCAAGACCATCGCCGAGCGCACCGGCGGCGCGTGGAAGCCGAGCCCGGGCTCGGTCTACCCGACCCTCCAGCAGCTCGTCGACGAAGACCTCGTGGTCTCGTCGGGCGACGGCCGCAAGACGCTCTTCGAGCTCACCGACGCCGGCAAGGCCGAGGCCGAGGCGAAGGCCGACGAGATCGCGGCGGCACTCGACGCGGCGCCCGGGATCCCGGACGCGCAGCGCGAGTTCTTCGAGGCGCTCCGGAAGACCATGGGCGTCCTGCAGATGTACCGCACGACCGCGACGGAGGACCAGGCCAAGGCCGCCACCGCCAAGGTCGACAAGCTCCGCAAGGACCTGCTGCAGATCCTCGCCGACTGA
- a CDS encoding APC family permease, whose product MATKLRIKSIEASLADSEEQGRSLKRSLKTFDIAAMGIAVAVGAGIFSVGANAAANFAGPGVIISFLLAAVTCGLAIMCYAEFASTIPVAGSAYTFTYATMGELLAWIVGWDLILETLTASAVIAKYWGIYLSTAFGVFGVDLPDTIQLGSIPFTWGPVLIVGIFTVLLAFGTRLSSRVSAVITIIKVAIVVFVIVAGAFFVKAANFTPFIPPAEPAKGAEGSVWTQSLVSWFTGAEPAQYGVFGLLAAASLVFFAFIGFDVVATSAEETENPQKTLPRGIFIGLGIVTLLYVGVSIVITGMVSYQRLAQEDAPSLASAFDIVGLPWAAGIIAIGSLIGLTTVVMVLLLGLSRIVFAMSRDGLLPRWFSKTNPKTQTPVRVQVVAGIVVALLAGFTAVDKLEGMINIGTLSAFVLVSIGIIVLRKSRPDAPRAFRVPWSPVIPILSAVLCFWLMLNLEVETWLRFVVWLVIGFAIYFGYSRRNSRVGKGMQ is encoded by the coding sequence ATGGCAACGAAGCTCCGCATCAAGTCGATCGAGGCCTCACTGGCCGACTCCGAGGAGCAGGGCCGGTCCCTGAAACGCTCCCTGAAGACGTTCGACATCGCCGCGATGGGCATCGCCGTCGCGGTCGGTGCCGGCATCTTCTCGGTCGGAGCGAACGCCGCCGCGAACTTCGCCGGACCGGGCGTCATCATCTCGTTCCTGCTCGCCGCCGTCACCTGCGGCCTGGCGATCATGTGCTACGCCGAGTTCGCCTCGACGATCCCCGTCGCCGGCTCCGCGTACACGTTCACCTACGCCACGATGGGCGAGCTGCTCGCCTGGATCGTCGGCTGGGACCTCATCCTCGAGACCCTCACCGCCAGCGCCGTCATCGCGAAGTACTGGGGCATCTACCTCAGCACCGCGTTCGGGGTGTTCGGCGTGGACCTGCCCGACACGATCCAGCTCGGCTCGATCCCGTTCACCTGGGGTCCCGTCCTGATCGTCGGCATCTTCACCGTGCTGCTCGCCTTCGGCACCCGCTTGTCGTCCCGGGTCTCGGCGGTCATCACGATCATCAAGGTCGCCATCGTCGTGTTCGTCATCGTCGCCGGTGCGTTCTTCGTCAAGGCTGCGAACTTCACCCCCTTCATCCCGCCGGCCGAGCCGGCCAAGGGCGCCGAGGGCAGCGTCTGGACCCAGTCGCTCGTGTCCTGGTTCACCGGTGCCGAGCCTGCCCAGTACGGCGTCTTCGGGCTGCTCGCCGCGGCGTCGCTCGTGTTCTTCGCGTTCATCGGCTTCGACGTCGTCGCGACCAGCGCGGAGGAGACCGAGAACCCGCAGAAGACGCTGCCGCGCGGCATCTTCATCGGCCTGGGCATCGTGACGCTGCTGTACGTCGGCGTCAGCATCGTCATCACCGGCATGGTCTCGTACCAGCGTCTGGCCCAGGAGGACGCGCCCTCCCTGGCGTCGGCGTTCGACATCGTCGGACTGCCGTGGGCCGCCGGCATCATCGCCATCGGCTCCCTGATCGGCCTGACGACCGTCGTCATGGTGCTGCTGCTCGGCCTGTCCCGCATCGTCTTCGCGATGAGCCGCGACGGTCTGCTGCCGCGCTGGTTCTCGAAGACGAACCCGAAGACGCAGACGCCGGTCCGCGTGCAGGTCGTCGCGGGGATCGTCGTCGCGCTGCTCGCCGGTTTCACCGCGGTCGACAAGCTCGAGGGCATGATCAACATCGGCACCCTGTCGGCCTTCGTGCTGGTGTCGATCGGCATCATCGTGCTCCGCAAGTCGCGCCCGGACGCCCCCCGTGCCTTCCGGGTGCCGTGGTCCCCGGTGATCCCGATCCTGTCGGCCGTGCTGTGCTTCTGGCTGATGCTGAACCTCGAGGTCGAGACCTGGCTGCGCTTCGTCGTCTGGCTCGTCATCGGCTTCGCGATCTACTTCGGCTACAGCCGCCGCAACAGCCGCGTCGGCAAGGGCATGCAGTAG
- a CDS encoding LysE/ArgO family amino acid transporter, with product MTALLPLLAGLGTGLALIVAIGVQNTYLLRLAVSSGLRVVAAAVVVCAVSDAVLIVAGVLGVGAVVDRFPVALLVVRFVGAAFLVTYGVLAARRALRPSSDAMRVADEAADDVTIATRVADQASDDGVPEPAAGSGPARPGTVAAGRTRTAPPGQAVTMRTAVATTLVFTWANPHVYLDTLVFLGSVANQQGPDDRWLWTVGAVAASCLWFGALGFGGRLLRPLFAKPLTWRVFDGLVAVVMLTFGVLLVVGA from the coding sequence GTGACCGCACTCCTCCCCCTGCTCGCCGGCCTCGGCACCGGACTCGCCCTGATCGTCGCGATCGGCGTGCAGAACACCTACCTGCTCCGGTTGGCGGTCAGCTCGGGCCTGCGCGTGGTCGCGGCGGCGGTCGTCGTGTGCGCGGTGTCGGACGCCGTGCTCATCGTCGCGGGGGTGCTCGGCGTCGGGGCCGTCGTCGACCGGTTCCCCGTGGCGCTCCTGGTGGTCCGGTTCGTCGGGGCCGCGTTCCTGGTGACCTACGGCGTGCTCGCCGCGCGACGGGCACTGCGGCCGTCGAGCGACGCCATGCGCGTGGCCGACGAGGCGGCGGACGACGTGACCATCGCGACTCGCGTCGCCGACCAGGCGTCGGACGACGGCGTACCGGAGCCGGCCGCGGGCAGTGGACCCGCCCGGCCCGGGACGGTGGCGGCGGGGCGGACACGCACCGCGCCTCCCGGCCAGGCGGTGACCATGCGCACGGCGGTGGCGACCACGCTCGTCTTCACGTGGGCGAACCCGCACGTGTACCTGGACACGCTGGTGTTCCTCGGGTCCGTCGCGAACCAGCAGGGCCCGGACGACCGCTGGCTCTGGACCGTCGGAGCCGTCGCGGCGAGCTGCCTGTGGTTCGGTGCGCTCGGGTTCGGCGGGCGACTGCTCCGGCCGCTGTTCGCGAAGCCGCTGACGTGGCGGGTGTTCGACGGCCTGGTCGCCGTCGTGATGCTGACGTTCGGCGTCCTGCTGGTCGTCGGCGCGTAG
- a CDS encoding LysR family transcriptional regulator ArgP has translation MVRFQREHLETLLAAVDHGTLDAAARALAITPSAVSQRIKSMEQQVGRVLLQRTTPVAPTADGAVVLRHARQVRLLDDETARALGETDAHGTGAAMPSIPLAVNADSLSTWFLDALARVRADTEVVFDLHREDQDRTAELLRAGTVMGAVTAEADPVQGCSSVPLGIDRYRAVASPAFVGRYLADADTERRMLSRLDRVPLVDYDRDDDLQQGYLRRVLGHAPAGPRHFVPTSADFARAVSLGFGWGMLPEAQCLGALARGELLELAPTRRADVALWWQRWNLASPLLERVSDAVRSTAAEWLHPVSR, from the coding sequence ATGGTCCGGTTCCAGCGTGAGCACCTCGAGACCCTGTTGGCAGCGGTCGACCACGGCACACTCGACGCGGCTGCCCGAGCGCTGGCGATCACCCCGTCGGCGGTCTCCCAGCGGATCAAGTCGATGGAACAGCAGGTCGGCCGGGTCCTGCTGCAGCGGACGACGCCGGTGGCACCGACCGCCGACGGTGCGGTCGTGCTCCGACACGCACGCCAGGTGCGGTTGCTCGACGACGAGACCGCTCGGGCACTCGGTGAGACCGACGCCCACGGAACGGGGGCTGCCATGCCGTCGATCCCGCTCGCCGTCAACGCCGACTCGCTCAGCACGTGGTTCCTCGACGCCCTCGCACGCGTCCGCGCCGACACCGAGGTGGTCTTCGACCTGCACCGCGAGGACCAGGACCGCACCGCCGAACTGCTGCGCGCCGGCACGGTGATGGGCGCCGTGACCGCCGAGGCGGATCCCGTGCAGGGCTGCTCGTCGGTGCCGCTCGGCATCGACCGGTACCGGGCCGTGGCATCGCCGGCGTTCGTCGGCCGCTACCTGGCCGACGCCGACACCGAACGACGCATGCTGAGTCGCCTCGACCGGGTGCCGCTCGTCGACTACGACCGCGACGACGACCTGCAGCAGGGCTACCTCCGCCGGGTGCTCGGCCACGCGCCCGCCGGTCCACGCCACTTCGTCCCGACCTCGGCCGACTTCGCGCGGGCGGTCTCGCTCGGCTTCGGGTGGGGGATGCTGCCCGAGGCGCAGTGCCTCGGTGCCCTGGCACGGGGCGAGCTGCTCGAGCTCGCCCCGACGCGCCGGGCGGACGTCGCACTGTGGTGGCAGCGGTGGAACCTGGCGTCGCCGTTGCTCGAGCGGGTGAGCGACGCCGTGCGGTCGACCGCGGCCGAGTGGCTGCATCCCGTCTCCCGGTGA
- a CDS encoding alpha/beta hydrolase, translating to MIDADLVQWTRPAEERAGTPLLVTMHGVGSNEHDLLGLAPALPAAWTMASLRAPMPWGQGFSWYPLGTPGSPALEPVDGAAAGVLAWIDSVAADHPRIGLLGFSQGGSMALQLLRARPAAFAFAVSLSGFVVPGATDSRDEAVADVRPRVFLGHGDLDPVIPAEATARTQAWAAANTTVTDRTYEGLPHAVSAAELADVAAFIGG from the coding sequence TGGACGCGTCCCGCGGAGGAACGCGCGGGGACCCCGCTGCTCGTGACCATGCACGGCGTGGGGTCGAACGAGCACGACCTGCTCGGACTCGCCCCCGCGCTGCCGGCAGCCTGGACGATGGCGTCGCTGCGGGCACCGATGCCGTGGGGGCAGGGGTTCAGCTGGTACCCGCTCGGCACACCCGGTTCCCCTGCACTCGAGCCCGTCGACGGCGCGGCCGCCGGGGTGCTCGCGTGGATCGACTCCGTCGCCGCCGACCACCCGCGGATCGGGCTGCTCGGGTTCTCGCAGGGCGGGTCGATGGCGCTCCAGCTGCTGCGTGCGCGACCGGCTGCGTTCGCGTTCGCGGTGTCGCTCTCCGGGTTCGTCGTGCCGGGGGCGACGGACTCGCGTGACGAGGCCGTCGCCGACGTCCGACCGCGGGTGTTCCTCGGGCACGGCGACCTCGACCCGGTGATCCCGGCCGAGGCCACCGCGCGCACGCAGGCGTGGGCGGCGGCGAACACCACCGTGACGGACCGGACGTACGAAGGGCTGCCGCACGCGGTGTCGGCAGCGGAACTGGCGGACGTGGCGGCGTTCATCGGCGGGTAG